In Perca fluviatilis chromosome 3, GENO_Pfluv_1.0, whole genome shotgun sequence, the following proteins share a genomic window:
- the csrp3 gene encoding cysteine and glycine-rich protein 3 — translation MPNWGGGAKCAACEKTAYHAEEIQCNGRSFHKTCFICMSCRKGLDSTTVAAHESEIYCKSCYGKKYGPKGYGYGQGAGALSSDPPGDVGLQPQDSKLRPASSNSNGSKSSQKFGCSDRCPRCSKAVYAAEKVMGAGKPWHKTCFRCALCGKSLESTTVTDKDGELYCKVCYAKNFGPKGFGLGNAAMLE, via the exons aTGCCAAACTGGGGAGGAGGTGCCAAGTGTGCAGCCTGTGAGAAGACGGCGTACCATGCAGAGGAGATCCAGTGCAACGGGAGGAGCTTCCATAAGACTTGTTTCATCTGCA TGAGCTGCAGAAAAGGGCTGGACAGCACCACAGTTGCAGCGCACGAGTCTGAGATTTACTGCAAGTCCTGTTATGGCAAGAAATATGGGCCAAAAGGCTACGGATACGGGCAAGGAGCTGGAGCTCTGAGCTCTGACCCTCCGGGAGATGTTGGCCTGCAGCCTCAAGA CTCCAAACTGCGACCAGCTTCTTCAAACTCCAATGGCAGTAAATCTTCCCAGAAGTTTGGATGCTCAGACCGCTGCCCTCGCTGCTCCAAAGCCGTCTACGCAGCAGAGAAGGTGATGGGAGCGGGGAAG cccTGGCATAAAACCTGTTTCCGCTGCGCCCTGTGTGGTAAAAGTCTGGAGTCGACCACAGTGACCGACAAGGATGGAGAGCTTTATTGTAaag TTTGCTACGCCAAAAACTTTGGCCCAAAAGGATTTGGACTGGGGAACGCCGCTATGTTGGAGTAA